GGGGCTGCATCTGCTCTGCCCCCTGGAGCCGACGCCCTCCGAGCAGGTGACCGCGTACGCGAAGAAGCTCGCCCAGGAAGCCGAGGCCGAACTGCCCGACCTGGTCGTCCACCGGATGACCCGCAGCCTGCGCCCCGGCAAGGTCTTCGTCGACTTCAGCCAGAACGCCGCCGCGAAGACGACCGCCACCCCCTACACCCTCCGCGCCCGCCCGGACCCCACCGTCTCCACCCCCGTGACCTGGGAGGAAGTCGAGGAGGCGGGCTCCCGCGCAGGCACCCCCACAGGCACGCGCACAGCCCACCGGGCAGGCGACACCACAGGCACCCCGCCACCGCTCGTCTTCCTCGCCTCCGACATCGCACCCCGCCTCGCCCGCCACGGAGACCTCCTGGCCCCCCTCACCGATCCGGCCCAGGCCCGCCCCCTCCCCGGCAAGGCCGCCCCATGATCACTCCGCCCCTCCGGGTCGCCCTCGCCGATTCCGTGACCGCCCTGCCGCAGGGTGGCGGCTGGGCCTACGAGCCGAAGTTCGACGGTCACCGTCTGGTCGTCTTCGCCGACGGCCACCGCGTACGACTACAGGCCCGCTCCGGACGGTTCGTCACCACCGCGTTCCCCGATCTCGCCGAGGCCGCGGCACGGCTGCCCGCCGGGACCGTGCTCGACGGCGAAGTGGTCGTCTGGGCCGACGGGCGCATCGATTTCGGTGCCGTCCAGCAGCGCGCCGCCGCCACCCGCGCCCGCTCCACGCACCTCGCGCGCACGCTCCCCGCTTCGTACGCCGCCTTCGATCTGCTCGCCGACGGGGGCGAGGACTGCCGCGCGCTGCCGTACGAGGAACGGCGCGCACGCCTCGTACGGGTCCTCGAACCGCTCGGCCCGCCGCTCCAGCCCGTGCCGATGACGACCGACCGCGAACTGGCCCTGACCTGGTACGAGACCCTGCCCGCCACCGGCATCGAGGGGCTCGTGCTCAAGCGGCTCGACGGGGCCTACCGGGGCGGCACGCGCGCGTGGCTGAAACTGCGGCACAGCGACACGCGGGACGCGGTGGTCGTCGGGTTCACCGGGAGCGGCGCACGGCCGCAGGCCCTCGTGCTCGTCCTGCCGGGGGACGGCACGCCCGTGGTGTCGTCACCGCTCCCCCCCGCGCTGCGGACGGCGGCCGGAGCGGCGTTGCCGACGGCCAGGGGCGAGGGGACCGCGATCGCCGTCGGGATCGGCGAGGTCACGTATGCCGCCCTGCCGTCCGAGCCGCCCGTCACGGTAGAGGTGCGGCAGAACACGACCCGGCACGCGACAGCGGTGGTCGTCCGCTTCCGCTGAGCCCCCCCCGAACCCAACCAGGCCACAGATCAAGCGTGACCGGCGTCACATCTAATCAAGTTTGACTAGCCAGTCGATGGAGCATAACTTTCCTTACGCACCCCGTAGTCAAACTTGACCAGGAGACCGCATGACCGTTCTGCCCGAGACCGGATACGTCCCGACCGACGACGACCGCGCGAGCCTGGCCGCCTGGTTCGCCGAGTACGACGCACACAGCGCGAAGCGCGATGTGGAGCGCATGGCCGACCTGGCCGTCTTCCCGCTCAACCTGGTCAGCGACGACTCCGCGGGCGACGGGCGCTCCGCGCAGTGGGACCGGGAACAGTTCGTCGCGACCATGACGCACGTGATGGGGGACGGCAGCGAGGAGATCACCTTCGAGTCCACGCGCACGCCCGTGTTCCTCTCCCCCGCCATGGCCGTGGTCTTCACCGACTCGGTGATGACGGCGAACGGCGAGACACAGCAGCTGCGGTACGCCGACATCCTGCTGAAGCGGGGCGGGGCCTGGGCGTTCCAGACCATGATCCAGGGCGGCTGGGGCGACAACCTCTAGACCCGCGGTCGCGACCTACAGCCGCAGCCGCAACGCCTAGACCCGCAGCCACGTACGCCGGTCGCGGGCCATCGCGTGCAGCGCCTCCACATCGGCCGGTTTCAGTACGCCGCCGATCCGCGCGAGGGCCGACACCTCCCCGTCGCGCACGATCCGCACCTCGCGCGGCGGGGACGTGACGTCCAGGTCCGTCGCCCCGGAGAGGGCGAGGACCGGGCGGATCTCGGCGGTCAGCGCGAAGGACGCCCGGTCGGCGTCGGCGCGGAGCTCCCGCAGAAGTGGACGCGGGTCCGCGCGGCCGACCGTGACCATCGGGTCGGCGACGCGCACCCGCTGCTTACGGGCGGGGAGCGTGTGGACGCTGAACAGGCCGCCGGGCCCGATCAGGAGGTGGTGGAGGCGGGCGCCGCCCGGCAGCGGCACCGAGTGCAGGGTGTGCCAGCCCGCGCCTTCGAGGCCGTCGAGCACCTCACCGATGGACTGCTCGGCGGTGAGCGCCCGCTGCCGCGGGTCGGCGCGCAGCCTGCGGGCGGGGGCCGGGTCGCGGTCCAGGGCGATCAGGAGGGCCTCGCCGGGGCGGTTCGGGGCCAGGTCGTCGTCCGGGTGGAGGGCGAGGCGGGCCAGCTCGGCGGGGGTGGGGACGGGCGGTGGGCCGACCGAGAAACCGCCGGTCAGGAAGGGGGCGAGGGCGCGCAGGACGGCTTCCCTGTGCTCCTCGCCGAGCAGGTTCACGCGGGACGACTCCCTCTCGTACCACGCCACGTTCCTGCCGTCCGCGAGGCAGACGTACAGCCGCTCCTGTCCGTGCCGCCAGGCCGGTATGACGCGCAGTCCGCTCATGCACCATCACCCCATGGACCAT
This Streptomyces sp. NBC_01283 DNA region includes the following protein-coding sequences:
- a CDS encoding ATP-dependent DNA ligase; protein product: MITPPLRVALADSVTALPQGGGWAYEPKFDGHRLVVFADGHRVRLQARSGRFVTTAFPDLAEAAARLPAGTVLDGEVVVWADGRIDFGAVQQRAAATRARSTHLARTLPASYAAFDLLADGGEDCRALPYEERRARLVRVLEPLGPPLQPVPMTTDRELALTWYETLPATGIEGLVLKRLDGAYRGGTRAWLKLRHSDTRDAVVVGFTGSGARPQALVLVLPGDGTPVVSSPLPPALRTAAGAALPTARGEGTAIAVGIGEVTYAALPSEPPVTVEVRQNTTRHATAVVVRFR
- a CDS encoding nuclear transport factor 2 family protein; protein product: MTVLPETGYVPTDDDRASLAAWFAEYDAHSAKRDVERMADLAVFPLNLVSDDSAGDGRSAQWDREQFVATMTHVMGDGSEEITFESTRTPVFLSPAMAVVFTDSVMTANGETQQLRYADILLKRGGAWAFQTMIQGGWGDNL
- a CDS encoding NERD domain-containing protein; the encoded protein is MSGLRVIPAWRHGQERLYVCLADGRNVAWYERESSRVNLLGEEHREAVLRALAPFLTGGFSVGPPPVPTPAELARLALHPDDDLAPNRPGEALLIALDRDPAPARRLRADPRQRALTAEQSIGEVLDGLEGAGWHTLHSVPLPGGARLHHLLIGPGGLFSVHTLPARKQRVRVADPMVTVGRADPRPLLRELRADADRASFALTAEIRPVLALSGATDLDVTSPPREVRIVRDGEVSALARIGGVLKPADVEALHAMARDRRTWLRV